The Rosa rugosa chromosome 1, drRosRugo1.1, whole genome shotgun sequence genomic sequence gtataaattaaatgagagatttttgttaatttttgttttaattgggTATGCACAGAAGTAtatttttggaaagaaaaatgggttataaaagtaaatttaataattgaaattaaaacgTAGGATTGTAGGGTATAataagcaagtagggtgaacaaagaaaatagaagagtGACAATAACCGCACCCTATTATTAATGGTTCAAATTATAAAAAGACTTATCTAAAATTTGTTTCTCACCCAGAGTGACCGTAGAAATTTCGTGTTAAAACTAAGAGAGTGAACAAAAACATGGTTCATTCGAAGGCATCACGATAAAATTGGAACAAAAGATTTGACCTATTTGAGTTTGGAATTGGATCAAAATAAAAAGAGGCCCAAAACATGGCTTTTGGAATGACCGGCACGTGTGGTTTGGCCATGGGTAAGGTAAGGTAAGATAACACATGACAAAGGAGGACCTCGAAAGCCGAACTCTGACCTTCCAGTCCTTCTGTAGACCCAACCTCGTACACTGTTGGGAGAATTTGGGGAATAGAATATAACTAGATAACAAatccgcgcgatgctgcggaaATGAGTTTTTTATATTTAGTAAATATTAACTAAAAGATGTTATTATTTTACATATTACTTTTTGTAGAATTGTGAAAAGAACGTTATTCATGAAAACTCAAACCATCATATTTCATTCGTTCGTAAGCAATCTCCACTTTTAAAGTTTTGAGCAGGGGCGGGTGTTTTGACCaagtttgtttatttatttatttatttttttaaaaatgcCGGTGAGCTGTGAattgttggtaagttataatccAACTTTGTAAAAATCATGAGCTCGACTCTTACTAACATATGTAAGGATAGGCAGGCTAAggatttatttaaaaaaaaaaatttcaaaaatttgcAATCAGGGATAAAATGGTCAAAGCAAAGAACATCTGGGGGCAAATCGGGTATTTCACTATTTATTGAACAgtgatcctccccattttcctTTAGCATAGTTACCCTGCATTTGTTTTGGATGCAAACAACATAATATGGGTCCGGATCAAGGGACACACAATTGTACACAATTTTTTACACTCCTTATGAGCCCTTAGATTTTAAAACATTCAATGGTTTAGATTAAGTGTGAGAATGACATGGCATTTGATTTATTTcctaacaaaaaagaaaaaacaagagataaataaaagtggattaaactgtttttttttatttttttttctattaatgCTTCCCATAATATTTCCTCAGCTTGTATTTTTGGGTTGGAATTCTGGGATTAATTGTGTCCCTTGTTATTTTCTTCAGCTTTTGGTAATGAAGTTTAACATCACTGATGGCAACGGTTTCCCCAGGTGGGGTATTTCAACTGGGTTTCTTCAGCCCAGGCAGTTCCAAATCCCCAAGTGTACAAGAACATTATTCTAGTCAGAAACGTCGTTTGGGTTGCGAATCGAGGCACCCCAATCAACGACTCCTCAGGCCATTTGATGATCAACACCCCCACAAGGACTCTCACCTTCCTTCCACATCCACTACTTCCATCGCCCATGGTTTCCCTCTTATTTTGGTCTGGGTTAAGTTGAACGAATTGGTGCTCCATATACCGATTCACAAATCATTATGAATCTCAATTTCTATATTTGGAATTTGGGGAAGGTGATGGCCGGGGATGAAGCTTAGGGAAGGCAACGtggtgttcttgttcttgtttaatTTCattattctttattatttttgtactttactttttcttcagaaaagtaaagtttatttatttattttggttgaAATATATATTATTGGTTATTTATGCCATGTCATTCTCACACTTAATCTAAACCATTGAATGTTTTAAAATCTAAGGGCTCATAAAGAGTGTAAAAAATTGTGTACAATTGTGTGTCCCTTGATCAGGACCCACATAATATAAGGAGCAACATATAAAACTTAGCAGTGAATCTTTTAAAAATCTGCATAACAATTTACTGATCTGCGATAAACATAAAAAGTcctaaatttaaaatttaagaaTTACTCAAGACACCCATTTATATAATACCATGTTTATTGACTTTTCTATTTGTATTTGAAAAATCAACTTAAATGAAGGCTCAGGTTATTTCACATTTGACAAACCTAAGCCATATATAAAGACAGATAAAAAGTTTATATAATCCTACTAAGCTAAAACTATGGATTCAAGAACAAATAAATTTTAAGATCACAATCATCTTTTACTTCTATTTGCAATGATCTAATTGGGCTaatatttgtgttttttttaaaatatatatatataatatatatatatatatatatatatatatatatatatatatatatatattggggaCAAAAGCGTTAAAGACTAAAGAAAATGGGGGGCAAATTCAGGAAATCACAGTTTTACTATTTGGTGAACAGTACCTCCCCTATTGTGGCAGCCGGTAATTGATGGAAAAATAAGGGCAAAACTGTCTTTTCATACACTTATGAATATTGTTCATAAACAGTAAATTGACCTTTAGTATATGTTAAATAATCCAGAGCACACTCAACGAAAGCACAAAGCCAAGAAAAAAGTTGAACAAAGTTTAAGTCTTGAAGGGTCTGAAGCTGGAAATGGGTTTTGCTGAGTTCATGGGGTTTGAAGGAGGAGGAGTTGGATCCAGTGGAGCTCGTGATAGCGTTCGATGGGTTGGAACCATCTTTGCCTTGTTAGTCACTCTCACTCACTACCCaattattcatttttatttttactttatgCCTTCTAGCTGGTTAAATTTAGTGCCCACCTCATGAAGTTTTGCTTTACTGCTAAATTCAGTTCAATATGTTGGGTTTTTGTTGATTTGCTAGGTCTTGTTTCTTATTAGAATGACGCATGCATGCATGTCTGAATCATGAGATTTGAACTTGTCTTCGTGATCAGCTTCCTGTATGATGATTTGAGTACAGTGTACTAATTGAACTGCTGACTGCATCAAACACTCTGAAGCACTAGTTATTGAGTTTGACTGATTAAATGGTACAATAAACATAGAGGCAATACTACTTTGTGAAATTCGTATGATTTGTAGTGTGTATAACAGAATTTACTGTTGTTGCAATATCCTCAATTGTTCATTGGAAGTGCTAATGATGATAGTGTGTTGGTTGGAATTGCACATTGTTCACTTGATCCCTTTTTGCGCAATTTTGTTGTCTTCAAACTGTTATGCTTCTCAGTTTGATAGATTGCTTCTTTAGGACCTTTAGATAGACTAGCATTTGAGTTGCTCTCAATATTCAAATGTAGTTTTTCTGTATTGAATACATCTCTGACTTCACTCTTTTTGTGAATCTTACACTTTTATGCAGAATTTCGCTAATCTTGAACCGAACAGGGCGCAGATCAGGCATGCAAAGTAACCTTCTTGTAATGTTTTTGTTTACAAGCTTCCCGACAGTGTTGTTTAAGATTCTGAGGTGCTTGCTATATTCCTTTTAGATTTCCTGTTTTATGTATATGACCACATATCCACTAAGCTTACGAATCAAAATATGCAGGggacagttcggctattgggtTTCATTTCTTGCTGTTTCTGCAAACCTCTTCTTTCCGCAAACTTTTCCAGGTTTCTTTTATCTTGTTCTCATTTTATTCCTATTGTATGAACGTATTGCTATGTAAGACTTTCACTTTCTGAtaagtatgtatatatatgcagtTTCTCGTTTTCTCCTATTTGTGGTCACACCTACTTGGGTGGCTAATGGACTGCGTGATAGTATCGTGGGTGGCATCTTTTGTCTAATTATTGGAGTTCTATCTGTCATAACAGGGATTCAAGAAAGTGGAGGTTTTAGTAATTGTGAATGCAATTGTCATTGCTTTGCAGTTTTCGTGATTGTTTTTGTAATTGTGCACGCAATTTTCATTGCTGTGCACGCTGTCTTAGACTCTTAGTATAGgatttatcttcttctttacAATTTTGTATCTGTGCTCAGAAACTTGGTAGAAAATGGAGTTCAAATTGAAACAGTCAGTACATTGTAAATCGTTTCTGGTGCATGTGCGGACTCAGTAATGTTAATATATGTTATTTACCAGCAAAGGAGACTAAAACACAAGCAAAATCATTAGAGGAATTCGCTAATATGCATGTTTGGATTTCTTTATGCACGTCTTGGGCTAGTTGTTGATGCCCAGAAAGTTTTTGACTCCATGCTCTTGTGGAATGCAGTTCTTAGAGCGAATGTGTCTCATGGATTTTATGAAAAAGCACTTGAAATATATGATAAAATGCGAAGACTTGGAGTTTGGGCTGATGGGTTTACTCTTCCCCTGGTTATTAGGGCCTGTGCATTTATGGGTAGGTTTAGGCTATGCAAGAATGTACATAGTCATGTTTTacaaatgggttttcaaaatcatctccatgtttttttttttttttttccaaccaACTGAAAGCTCTTTTTTAACTTATTACAGCAAAAATAAAAAGGGAGGTACAGCACCCCATTGCAAAAATTGATAAGTAGAAAGAGCAAAACTAGCTAACTTGTGAGTCACGGTATTGACTTGACGATAAGCATGAGTGAAATAAGAACCTAACATCTCTTAAAGATGGAAGATAATGTCATCATACAGACGACCAACAAGGGAAGTATGAGGAATGATTCTCTTCTTGGTAGCATTACATAAAATAAGAGAATATGTCTTAATGATAATAGGCGAAAGTGAGACTGCCTCTCACCCTGCCAAAGGTTCAACATGTTTAGGAGAAATCACATTGGACACCGGGGCAAGTAAATCACATGTAGAAGTTGTTTTTGGACaattaaaagtttttttttctttttctttggaatCAAAAGATTATGAGTTTTTGGcgggagaaaagaaaaagaagtgaCGATAGCAAAActaaataatagaaataaatctGAAAATAGCAGATTTTGGCTTATCCAGTCACAATCAGAATATAAAGTCTAAGCCAATCACTAGTcggaaacaaaaaaagaaaaaaaaaagtctgatCCAATCAAAAAAATCCTATCCTCAATACCATCCCCACACTGCATGGCCAAATCACTTCTCGCCGTCGCCGGTGGTTCTCCGCCGTCGTATGTGGTTCCATTTTTCAATTGTTAATGCCATTCATTTCTAGTTGTGTAATCTAACCAAACATAACCCAATCCAATCCACTCCAgtctagtttagtttagttttccAGAGTCCAATCATCCTCACCAAACCATAGCAAATGGCATCAGCATTCTGTAATCTCAACCCGTGCGGCTCTGGTCTCACAAAACTAAATGACTACAAGAAGCACACAGTCCTCAAAAGGCAAGTTCCACCCTCACTTTTCTGCAATTTTGGCTGCTTTGTATTTGCTGATTCTAAATGTAGATCACAGAATGTAATACTTATTATATCTCAGGCCTTACATAGACTGCAAAAGATTGTCTCTTTCGCCTTGCAATGCCGAAAAGGTTTTCCCCAAGACTCTTAGAAGACAAGTAGAGGTCATGCATTGCACACAGGCTTTTGTCAATAGTAATGGTGCGGATTTGGGTACCGTCCATGAGGAGGATAAAGAAGAGAGTATTTCTAAGGCAACCTTAATATGGAGGGCAATAAAGTTGCCAATATACTCTGTTGCATTCATCCCTCTCACTGTGAGTACTTCTGTCTCTTTCTGCTAACATCATCTCAAGCTACTCTGCATTTTATTCAAAAATGGGTACTATTTTCAGAATTATATGGTGCATACATCTACATGGCTACTATTTCAAGAAAGGGTGAATATTGCTTTGAGGTTTTGGTATGAAAAGGACTGACTGTGTAGAGTTCAAACAATGTGGAGATTGTAGATCTCAAACAAGTAATATATTTTCCTGTTAGTAACTTTTCATAATAGAATTAGAACGTTTAGTTCTTTGTTGGTACTTGGTAGTATAATTTTGTAATAAGATAACTAGCATCTTTGTGTTAAAGAGTTACTATTTACGAAAAAAAATTCTTAATACTAGGTCAGAATACTAATGTTTATGTTCAAGTAatatatgtttttttatttctctttgtTCTATATAGTATTCATTTAAAAAGTTTTACTGTATTTTTCCAAATTGAACATACTTTGAGAACCGTGTTGAGTTAAATGTGGAGAATAAGGATCTCAACATGTAACATAGTCTTGTGCAACCTTTTCATAACAGAACTACAGCATTTAGTTTTTTATTgatagaaaaaaggaaaaaaattcatTGAAAGGGATGTGTATATGTATATTGAATATTTTTTGTGGTTAGGACATGCAATAAACATCTACATGTATGATAAAAGCATTTACAGGACAATGTTTGGGTAGAATTTTGTTGGGATTGTGAATCATTGACTATGAGCATAAGTTACATGTTAAACTCGGTTACAGGTCTTAGGTAGATGAAGATAGAATTctatttcttcttcctcatcttcactCCTCCTTTATAGTTTGAAGTATAGCACTCCTTGTGGGTTCTTAGTATTGCATTTCCTCCTCTCTTGATATCTCCTTTATTCTGACAAGCACCTATGCACTTCAATTTATTATAGTTGTTGCTTTTAGCATAAAGCAATGATTTTTAATAGGCAATTGGTTCTCTTCACTGTGCTTTGACTAATACATGCATCCCTATGTCTCACACTTGCTCCCTTACGCAGGTAGGTAGTGCAGCTGCTTATTTAGAGACGGGCATATTTTCATCATGGCGTTATTCTATTCTTTTGATTTCTTCTGTTCTTATCATCACTTGGCTCAACTTAAGGTAAGTAGGTAACAGAGTAACTGTTTCCTTTAGTAACTAAGTCTCATCTAAGTATCATCAAGCATGACAATACATATTTGATAGGTAAATTATATATTCCAGAGTTAGTTACTCTTTTGTGATAGACCAAATTTCCCTACATCTGAACCCTAAGAAGTTTATTGTGTGTTGCACAGCACACTACTTGTGAGGATTGTAGGCTCACATGGGCAAGTTAATCAATTGCAAAGCCATACAGATGCAGTTAACATGTCAGATAATGCATGTGTATGTATGAGCTTTCTGGAGACATTGATGAAGTAACTTCTACCCTAATAGTCTTGATGGATACTTAGAAGTGCCCTTCTGCATGAATAGTTAACCCTCACTCGGGATTCCTAATTCTATTGGTTCCTTAGCTTTTCCTGTACttggttctttttttcttttcttttcttcagtaGACTGTCTAGTTTTCTCTCCAGTATATGTTTTTCCTCCTCTGAGTCCTCTCTATCATCccgctggaaaaaaaaaaaaagtatattggCATAACATGAAGAACTTGATTTGTTACTTTCCTAGATTTCCCATTGGAATGTAATTATCTTCAGTTCACAGAAATACTATGACTTGTTTCTTCTTGGCTGATAAAACCTCTGTATTTGTCTATTTGCAGCAATGATGTTTATGATTTCGATACAGGAGCAGATAAAAACAAGGTAGAATCGGTTGTAAATCTGGTTGGCAGGTAAGTTTTATTTCTACTGTCTTCTCTATCTAGGCTTTACTTAGTGTCTGTCTTGTGTTATCTGTCCATCATCAATAAACAATTAAGTTTTGTTGTGTGTATTGTAAGCCGTACAGGCACAATTGTTGCTGCCTACTCGCTACTTGTTCTTGGCTTCATGGGGCTTACTTGGGTATCTTTTGAGGCAGGAAATATGCGGGCAATATTATTACTCGCTTGTGCAATAATTTTTGGTTATATATATCAGGTAATTAGATGTAGACTTTGTGAGAGTTTTCAATCGTATGCGTTTTATAGTGTTCTCTATCATATATATTTTATGTAGCGTTGTTAGAGTTTTCTTCAGGCCAATGGAACGTGTGCTCACTTGTAGGAGAATTTGCCagattttttaaataatttatttatgtttgtttgttttaccATTTTCTTTTAGCATTTAACAGAGGATTTTGGGTCATATTGGGGTTTTTTGAAAGTTTAACCACAAGGTACTTTATAGATCGAGAAGACTTTATATGACATAAACATTCCTCATTCTCTTTGTAGAATCTATGAATCCCTTAAGAAGAATTTCTGTAGACTTGATCTATTTGACTTCATCCACAGTTggtgatggaccaaaatttgaCTAGGATCAAATTCTTCTGTATTACTTCAGCCAAGTAGAGAACAAACTTTAAGAACACTGGTTGATAATACACTCTCTCAGGAAGCTGTTGGGTGTACTGGCAAAAGATGTTGTCAGACTAGGCAAGGAGAATAACTTAGGAGAGTCTTAGTCAAGGATTTGCACATGCCTATTTGGGGAAACTACATACCAAGaatttcatagtaggctttggAGAATTCCATTGCCATAATTCTCTGTAATCTAGTTCTCATTTGGTTGGGCCCTTCTCCTATTTCTTGCAATTTATAACTTGTTACCCTAACTGATGGGGGTGTGCACACCACACACAGAACATAATAATGTGCTTTGAATCAGACCTGCTCATTTATTTAGTGCATTATGATAATGTGCTGAAGTTTCTGGCCATGTTTGATAATGGAAAAAGGGCATCGCTGAATACTAAAGACAAAAAAACTTAAAGATAAGGTGATCTCCTTTTTGCGTTTTTACTACTGAAGGTCAAACATACACTTATAATGCTACTGAATCAATTGTGTACTTAAATCCACTGTATAAGCTGGATCTCTCTAATACATAAAGCTTTTCATGCTATGTTGTAAATGTTTTTCTTATTTAGATTCTTCATAATGATGTGATCGGTGGTTGATTTACCTACCCAGCTATGCATAGGGAATACATGTTCTTACATCTGTTCTTCACTGAGTTTCAGTGCCCACCATTTCGGTTAAGTTACCAAGGATTGGGGGAGCCATTGTGCTTTGCAGCATTTGGTCCATTTGCCACTACAGCTTTTTATTTACTGCAGGGCAGCGGAAGGTGAAATAATTTCAGAGGAATGCcgttttattttcttattattttGTGGAGTCTTAGATGATAAGTATTTGTTGTTTTCACAGTAAAATGATGCATCTTCCTTTCACTGGTCCAATTCTTTCTGCATCACTTCTTGTTGGCATTACGACAACCTTAATTCTGTTCTGTAGTCACTTTCATCAGGTAAGTTTCCTGTTTCTATTTAGAAAATTTGTTACTTCtcattattcttttttatttttattttttacaatttGTTGTTGGTGTGCGTTAGCTGATGTAATGTCCTGCAACTCAGATTGAAGAAGACAAGGCGGTAGAAAAAATTTCCCCTCTGGTATATACACTAAATCGATCCCTGAAATGATAAAACCTTCATTGGATAATGCAGCATCAGTCTCATTGTTCTATTTGTACTTTGTTGGTCTATAGGTTAGGCTTGGCACCAAAAGAGGATCATGGGTAGTGAGATTGGCAATTATAGGACTGTATGTCCTagctttttcttttggtctaaGCAGGGCTCTTCCCATTACTTGTATAGTGAGTTACACTTTTCGTGGTCTATGCTTCTAATTGCTGTATACTGATTTGAGATCTCTATCTGTTATTTCTTCCTGGCAGTTTCTGTTGTGTACTTTATCTTGATCTAATTTTGGGCATGGTTTCTTTCAGTTTTTCTGTGCCTTGACCTTACCAGTGGCAAGACTCGTGGTTAGCTATGTTCAGGAAAACCATAATGTGAGTACTAAACTCGATTAGAACATTAACCAAAAGTAAAACATATATAACAGATGCCTATGTTTAAAAATTGCTTCTGGTACTGTTCGGATAACTTATCATTTCAATGTACTCCATACTTTGTCACCTCTCTTGCTCCACATGGTCTTGCGCGCACAACTCCTGAGATTTTCAACAATTTCTATAGTGCACAAGTATACTTGCTTTTGATTTGCTTat encodes the following:
- the LOC133725421 gene encoding 2-carboxy-1,4-naphthoquinone phytyltransferase, chloroplastic, yielding MASAFCNLNPCGSGLTKLNDYKKHTVLKRPYIDCKRLSLSPCNAEKVFPKTLRRQVEVMHCTQAFVNSNGADLGTVHEEDKEESISKATLIWRAIKLPIYSVAFIPLTVGSAAAYLETGIFSSWRYSILLISSVLIITWLNLSNDVYDFDTGADKNKVESVVNLVGSRTGTIVAAYSLLVLGFMGLTWVSFEAGNMRAILLLACAIIFGYIYQCPPFRLSYQGLGEPLCFAAFGPFATTAFYLLQGSGSKMMHLPFTGPILSASLLVGITTTLILFCSHFHQIEEDKAVEKISPLVRLGTKRGSWVVRLAIIGLYVLAFSFGLSRALPITCIFFCALTLPVARLVVSYVQENHNDKHKIFMVKYYCVRLHSLFGVALAAGLVVARTAPKISIPRLAFS
- the LOC133740872 gene encoding cold-regulated 413 plasma membrane protein 4-like, translating into MGFAEFMGFEGGGVGSSGARDSVRWVGTIFALISLILNRTGRRSGMQSNLLVMFLFTSFPTVLFKILRGQFGYWVSFLAVSANLFFPQTFPVSRFLLFVVTPTWVANGLRDSIVGGIFCLIIGVLSVITGIQESGGFSNCECNCHCFAVFVIVFVIVHAIFIAVHAVLDS